The Pan troglodytes isolate AG18354 chromosome 7, NHGRI_mPanTro3-v2.0_pri, whole genome shotgun sequence genome has a window encoding:
- the LOC129135646 gene encoding putative protein FAM90A26 isoform X2, with protein MMARHDPKPGANRLVRAQTLQKQRSAPVGPRSPLPDEEDPRLKCKNCGAFGHTARSTRCPMKCWKAALVPATLGKKEGKENLKPWKPQVEANPGPLNKDKGEKEERPRQGDPQRKTLLHIFSEKPPEKPLPNRKGSTESSHYLRVASGPMPVHTTTKRPRVDPVLSDRSATEMSDRVSILASLSPLRKASLSSSSSPGPKERQTGAAADIPQPAVRHQGPEPLLVVKPAHSSPEGGCREVPQAASKTHGLLQAIRPQAQDKRPAVTSQPCPPAATHSLGLGSNLSFGPGAKRPAQARIQACLNFPKKPRLGPFQIPESAIQGGEVGASENLQPPPAATELGPSTSPQMGGRTPAQVHSVDRQPPHSRPCLPTAQACTMSHYPAASHDGAQPLRVLFRRLENGRWSSSLLAAPPFHSPEKPGAFLAQSPHVSEKSEGPRVRVPPSVLYEDLQVSSSSEDSDSDLE; from the exons ATGATGGCACGTCATGATCCCAAACCTGGGGCAAACAGACTGGTGAGAGCCCAGACCCTCCAGAAGCAGCGGAGCGCCCCAGTTGGGCCAAGGTCTCCCCTGCCCGATGAAGAAGATCCAAGG ctcaagtgcaaaaactgcggggcctttggccacacggccagaagcaccaggtgccccatgaagtgctggaaggcagccctggttccagcgaccttggggaaaaaggaagggaaggaaaacctgaaaccatggaagccccaggttgaagccaacccggggcccttgaacaaggataagggagagaaggaagagagaccaag gcaAGGAGACCCGCAGAGGAAGACTCTCCTCCACATATTTTCTGAGAAACCTCCAGAGAAGCCGCTGCCAAATCGAAAAGGATCCACGGAATCTTCTCATTATCTGAGG gttgCAAGCGGGCCAATGCCGGTCCACACAACCACTAAGAGGCCGCGCGTGGACCCTGTCCTCTCTGATCGCTCAGCTACCGAAATGTCTGACAGGGTCTCCATCTTGGCTTCACTGTCTCCcctcagaaaagccagtctgagctcctcctcaagtcctggaccaaaggaaagacagacaggggctgcggccgacatccctcagcctgcagtcaggcaccagggccccgagcctctcctcgtggtgaagccggcacacagcagccctgagggtggctgccgagaagttccccaggctgcctccaaaacccaTGGCCTGCTCCAGGCCATCAGACCCCAGGCACAAGACAAACGTCCTGCGGtgacctcacagccctgcccaccagccgccacacacagcttgggcctaggctccaatctcagcttcgggccaggagccaagagacctgcccaggctcggattcaggcttgcctgaacttccccaagaaaccgagactgggtcccttccagatcCCCGAAAGCGCCATCCAGGGAGGTGAGGTGGGGGCCTCGGAGAATCTCCAACCTCCGCCAGCCGCAACCGAACTTGGGCCAAGTACGTCGCCCCAGATGGGCGGGAGGACACCCGCCCAGGTGCACAGCGTCGACCGGCAGCCTCCGCACAGCAGACCTTGCCTGCCTActgcccaggcctgcaccatgtcccattacccagcggccagccatgatggggcccagcctctcagagtgctcttccggagactggaaaacggacgctggagctccagcctcctggcggCACCCCCATTTCACTCTCCTGAGAAGCCGGGAGCCTTCCTCGCTCAGAGCCCTCATGTGTCAGAGAAGTCTGAGGGTCCCCGTGTTCGTGTCCCACCGAGCGTCCTCTATGAGGACCTTcaggtttcctcctcctcagaggacagcGATTCTGACCTGGAGTGA
- the LOC129135646 gene encoding putative protein FAM90A26 isoform X1, with amino-acid sequence MGFGREHRIRTLPALNGPHAGVPSLESLFSSEFTIRLNVDVGSLPVASAHSLTSLPFHPQLKCKNCGAFGHTARSTRCPMKCWKAALVPATLGKKEGKENLKPWKPQVEANPGPLNKDKGEKEERPRQGDPQRKTLLHIFSEKPPEKPLPNRKGSTESSHYLRVASGPMPVHTTTKRPRVDPVLSDRSATEMSDRVSILASLSPLRKASLSSSSSPGPKERQTGAAADIPQPAVRHQGPEPLLVVKPAHSSPEGGCREVPQAASKTHGLLQAIRPQAQDKRPAVTSQPCPPAATHSLGLGSNLSFGPGAKRPAQARIQACLNFPKKPRLGPFQIPESAIQGGEVGASENLQPPPAATELGPSTSPQMGGRTPAQVHSVDRQPPHSRPCLPTAQACTMSHYPAASHDGAQPLRVLFRRLENGRWSSSLLAAPPFHSPEKPGAFLAQSPHVSEKSEGPRVRVPPSVLYEDLQVSSSSEDSDSDLE; translated from the exons ATGGGCTTTGGGAGGGAACATCGTATCCGAACTCTCCCAGCACTTAACGGCCCCCATGCCGGTGTCCCCTCTTTGGAATCCTTATtcagctctgaattcacaatcCGTCTCAATGTTGACGTGGGATCGCTgcctgtggcttcagctcactcactgacatcacttcctttccacccacagctcaagtgcaaaaactgcggggcctttggccacacggccagaagcaccaggtgccccatgaagtgctggaaggcagccctggttccagcgaccttggggaaaaaggaagggaaggaaaacctgaaaccatggaagccccaggttgaagccaacccggggcccttgaacaaggataagggagagaaggaagagagaccaag gcaAGGAGACCCGCAGAGGAAGACTCTCCTCCACATATTTTCTGAGAAACCTCCAGAGAAGCCGCTGCCAAATCGAAAAGGATCCACGGAATCTTCTCATTATCTGAGG gttgCAAGCGGGCCAATGCCGGTCCACACAACCACTAAGAGGCCGCGCGTGGACCCTGTCCTCTCTGATCGCTCAGCTACCGAAATGTCTGACAGGGTCTCCATCTTGGCTTCACTGTCTCCcctcagaaaagccagtctgagctcctcctcaagtcctggaccaaaggaaagacagacaggggctgcggccgacatccctcagcctgcagtcaggcaccagggccccgagcctctcctcgtggtgaagccggcacacagcagccctgagggtggctgccgagaagttccccaggctgcctccaaaacccaTGGCCTGCTCCAGGCCATCAGACCCCAGGCACAAGACAAACGTCCTGCGGtgacctcacagccctgcccaccagccgccacacacagcttgggcctaggctccaatctcagcttcgggccaggagccaagagacctgcccaggctcggattcaggcttgcctgaacttccccaagaaaccgagactgggtcccttccagatcCCCGAAAGCGCCATCCAGGGAGGTGAGGTGGGGGCCTCGGAGAATCTCCAACCTCCGCCAGCCGCAACCGAACTTGGGCCAAGTACGTCGCCCCAGATGGGCGGGAGGACACCCGCCCAGGTGCACAGCGTCGACCGGCAGCCTCCGCACAGCAGACCTTGCCTGCCTActgcccaggcctgcaccatgtcccattacccagcggccagccatgatggggcccagcctctcagagtgctcttccggagactggaaaacggacgctggagctccagcctcctggcggCACCCCCATTTCACTCTCCTGAGAAGCCGGGAGCCTTCCTCGCTCAGAGCCCTCATGTGTCAGAGAAGTCTGAGGGTCCCCGTGTTCGTGTCCCACCGAGCGTCCTCTATGAGGACCTTcaggtttcctcctcctcagaggacagcGATTCTGACCTGGAGTGA